A window of the Henckelia pumila isolate YLH828 chromosome 3, ASM3356847v2, whole genome shotgun sequence genome harbors these coding sequences:
- the LOC140888117 gene encoding protein FAR-RED IMPAIRED RESPONSE 1-like — MVNGGEEAEYASNTDAKSFMTEIVEVQSNSKIDEFECALAVGRNIKSVDDAYLLYCEYAHMKGFSARRGKEAYFSGSTDLYMKEFECSSQGIKDRKRSANNNRPVYQNLETRTKCKARLRIGRKKNENWKVTIFESGHNHEMAADGQKYLLRSARKVSFAQGETLRAMSNAGIKPSNALSYMENESRGVENLGFTRKDAYNYLNQATKGHLRVENGDAFELIRYFKTKSNDGDLFYWDIEMDEDGLWRKMIDDFGLEEHSWLSGMYKLRHKWSTAFSIGKFSAGLKATSRSEGTNAILKDGGKRTSTLSEFVQKRWRMKENEEDFKCHHKMPTIVVKNQPLLQHAASIYTIEIYKIFENELVNSLNIEFACPPSFMEN, encoded by the exons ATGGTGAATGGTGGTGAAGAAGCTGAATATGCTAGTAATACAGATGCAAAATCTTTTATGACTGAAATTGTGGAGGTACAATCTAACTCTAAGATTGATGAATTCGAATGTGCATTGGCAGTTGGTCGAAACATTAAAAGTGTTGATGATGCATATTTGTTATATTGTGAATATGCACACATGAAAGGTTTTAGTGCTAGGAGAGGGAAAGAAGCATATTTTAGTGGTTCTACGGATCTTTACATGAAGGAATTTGAATGTTCATCTCAAGGAATTAAAGATAGAAAACGAAGTGCAAATAACAATAGACCAGTGTATCAAAATTTGGAAACGAGAACCAAATGTAAGGCAAGATTGAGAATTGGAAGGAAAAAAAACGAGAATTGGAAAGTTACAATTTTTGAAAGTGGACACAATCATGAAATGGCAGCAGATGGCCAAAAATATCTTTTAAGATCGGCTCGTAAAGTTTCATTTGCTCAAGGTGAGACTTTAAGAGCAATGTCGAATGCCGGAATAAAACCTTCAAATGCCTTGTCGTACATGGAAAATGAATCAAGAGGGGTGGAAAATTTAGGATTTACTCGGAAAGATGCGTATAATTATCTTAATCAAGCAACAAAAGGACATTTGAGAGTTGAGAATGGTGATGCATTTGAATTGATTCGGTATTTTAAAACCAAATCAAATGACGGAGACTTGTTTTATTGGGACATTGAAATGGATGAAGATGGTC TGTGGAGGAAAATGATTGATGATTTTGGTCTTGAAGAACATTCGTGGCTAAGTGGAATGTACAAGTTGCGACATAAATGGTCAACGGCATTTAGTATAGGCAAATTTAGTGCTGGACTGAAAGCTACATCTAGAAGTGAAGGCACAAATGCTATTTTAAAAGATGGTGGCAAGAGAACATCTACTTTGTCTGAATTTGTTCAAAAACGTTGGCGGATGAAAGAAAATGAAGAAGACTTCAAATGCCACCATAAAATGCCTACGATTGTCGTGAAAAATCAGCCATTGTTGCAACACGCTGCATCTATTTACACGATTGAGatttacaaaatatttgaaaatgagTTGGTGAATTCTTTGAACATTGAGTTTGCTTGTCCACCTTCGTTCATGGAGAATTGA
- the LOC140890764 gene encoding uncharacterized protein, giving the protein MVVKMMRWRPWPPLISRKYEVKLAVLRFEGGDWMQESPEKENGSLAVEIRWKGPKFSLGSFRRSVKRNCTREENVRRVDEFNGAVLVEWGEEFQSICSLSGYKDNAFHPWEINFTVLHGIYQGVKNKYSVVGSAVLNLADYMSRTTEQAIDIKIPLTLAGGGGEHCPFLHISLGLWELRATQEPTELLQSPILPVPSPAASAETSSTEKDEVSALKAGFMKVKLFTEYVSTRKAKKACREEGSDGLCSVKSEGDYAYPFDSDSLEDFEDGETDENKEESAVRKSFSYGTLAHANYAGVSYNSSARVSNEAEDWIYYSNRRRSDVGCSRIEDPSFAMPEKLPIENSRRSILPWRKRKLSFRSPKSKGEPLLKKAYGEDGGDDIDFDRRQLSSDESLSFGWHRTDEDSNANRSSVSEFGDDSFTIGTWEQKEITSRDGHMKIQTQVFFASIDQRSERAAGESACTALVAVIADWLQNNHNLMPIKSQFDALIRDGSLEWRNLCVHDTYRERFPDKHFDLDTVMEAKVRDLSVVPAKSFIGFFLPDGVEGGNFDFLHGAMSFDSIWDEINHSTCDAEARVFIVSWNDHFFVLKVETDAYYIIDTLGERLYEGCNQAYILKFDKKTTIYKQPNAGQSSEDKPMNSTEASQEEKSSSESEEQMTNEEENEIVCRGKEACKEYIKSFLAAIPIRELEADIKKGLMKSTPLHHRLQIEFHFTRLQHD; this is encoded by the exons ATGGTGGTGAAGATGATGAGGTGGAGGCCTTGGCCGCCGCTGATTTCAAGAAAATACGAGGTTAAGCTCGCGGTGCTGAGGTTTGAGGGTGGCGATTGGATGCAGGAGAGTCCAGAGAAGGAGAATGGCAGTCTCGCAGTGGAGATCAGATGGAAGGGTCCGAAGTTTTCTTTGGGCTCGTTCAGGAGAAGTGTGAAAAGAAACTGTACTCGTGAGGAGAATGTGAGAAGGGTCGATGAGTTCAACGGCGCCGTTTTGGTGGAGTGGGGAGAGGAGTTTCAGAGCATTTGCAGCCTTTCTGGGTACAAGGACAATGCTTTCCATCCTTGGGAGATCAACTTCACTGTTTTGCAT GGGATCTATCAAGGGGTGAAGAACAAATATTCTGTCGTTGGATCAGCAGTCCTCAATCTTGCTGATTATATGTCTAGGACGACCGAGCAAGCCATTGACATCAAAATTCCCTTGACATTAGCTGGTGGCGGGGGTGAGCATTGTCCCTTCCTCCAT ATATCTCTTGGTTTATGGGAACTTAGAGCCACACAAGAACCAACAGAGCTGTTGCAAAGTCCAATATTACCTGTTCCATCTCCTGCAGCATCTGCGGAAACTTCTTCTACTGAGAAAGACGAGGTTTCTGCATTAAAAGCTGGTTTTATGAAGGTAAAATTATTTACCGAGTATGTTTCTACTCGTAAAGCTAAAAAGGCATGCCGTGAGGAGGGTAGTGACGGCCTGTGCTCGGTCAAGAGTGAGGGTGATTATGCCTACCCTTTTGACTCCGATTCTCTTGAAGATTTTGAGGATGGGGAAACTGACGAAAATAAGGAAGAATCCGCGGTTCGAAAGTCATTTAGCTATGGGACATTGGCACATGCTAATTATGCTGGTGTATCATATAATTCTAGTGCTAGAGTCAGTAATGAAGCTGAGGATTGGATTTACTACAGCAACCGACGCAGGTCAGATGTTGGCTGCTCTCGCATAGAGGATCCAAGTTTCGCCATGCCGGAGAAATTACCGATAGAGAATTCCAGACGTAGCATTTTGCCTTGGAGGAAGAGGAAGCTGAGTTTTAGGTCTCCTAAGTCTAAAGGGGAACCATTGCTTAAAAAGGCTTATGGAGAAGATGGTGGAGATGATATAGACTTTGACCGCAGGCAGCTCAGCTCGGACGAATCTCTCTCTTTTGGG TGGCACAGAACTGATGAAGACTCCAATGCAAATCGATCATCGGTATCTGAGTTTGGTGATGATAGTTTTACTATTGGCACATGGGAGCAGAAAGAAATAACAAGCAGAGATGGGCATATGAAGATTCAAACACAAGTCTTTTTTGCTTCAATCGATCAGAGAAGCGAACGTGCTGCTGGAGAAAGTGCCTGTACAGCACTTGTTGCTGTTATTGCCGATTGGCTACAGAACAACCATAATCTCATGCCTATTAAATCGCAGTTTGATGCTTTGATCAGAGACGGTTCCttggaatggagaaatctttGTGTCCATGATACATACAGGGAACGGTTTCCTGATAAGCATTTTGACCTTGATACTGTCATGGAAGCCAAAGTCCGTGATCTTAGTGTAGTTCCTGCGAAATCATTTATCGGGTTTTTCCTTCCTGATGGGGTGGAAGGAGGGAACTTCGATTTTCTGCATGGTGCAATGTCGTTCGACAGTATATGGGATGAGATCAACCATTCCACTTGTGATGCCGAGGCTAGAGTTTTCATAGTTAGTTGGAACGATCATTTTTTCGTTCTGAAGGTTGAAACAGATGCTTACTATATCATCGACACGTTAGGGGAGCGACTGTACGAGGGATGCAACCAGGCTTATATACTGAAATTTGACAAGAAAACAACCATCTATAAACAGCCGAATGCTGGTCAATCATCAGAAGATAAACCTATGAACTCCACCGAAGCTTCCCAAGAAGAGAAGTCTTCGAGTGAATCCGAGGAACAAATGACGAACGAAGAAGAAAACGAGATTGTTTGTCGAGGTAAAGAGGCCTGCAAAGAGTACATAAAAAGTTTCTTGGCTGCTATTCCGATCAGAGAGCTTGAAGCTGATATCAAGAAAGGTTTAATGAAATCGACGCCTCTACATCACCGTCTGCAGATAGAGTTTCACTTCACTCGACTACAGCACGATTAA